Proteins from a genomic interval of Bradyrhizobium sp. CCGB01:
- a CDS encoding transglycosylase domain-containing protein, with product MGLGKKKGGRKEPLFGLPAALADLRLTAADRIPGGEDKPKKSAKSPAKRKSDDAGDEPPREKAQPSRSGAKRRSRSRIGAGLGRLVYWGAVLSLWGVIAVIGVVIYVGAHLPPIQSLEIPKRPPTIQIVGIDGSMLAQRGEMAGANVPLKDLPPYLPKAFIAIEDRRFYSHFGIDPVGILRALVTNVMHRGVSQGGSTLTQQLAKNLFLTQERTMQRKLQEAELAIWLERKHSKNEILELYLNRVYFGSGAYGVEAAAQKYFGKSARNVTVAEAAMLAGLVKSPSRLAPNRNPEGAEARAQIVLAAMADAKFITDAQAQASIGHPSYNVKPAGAGTVNYVADWIGEVLDDLVGQIDESIKVETTIDPKLQSVAEAAIIDELAAKSVKFNVSQGALVAMTPDGAVRAMVGGRNYSESQYNRAVTAKRQPGSSFKPFVYLTALEQGLTPDTMRQDAPIEVKGWKPENYTHEYFGAVTLTQALAMSLNTVAIRLGLEVGPKNVVRTAHRLGISSKLEANASIALGTSEVSVVELVGAYAPFANGGLAVAPHVVTRIRTLSGKLLYMRQPDERNQVIDPRYVGMMNTMMRETLISGTAKKAEIPGWPAAGKTGTSQDYRDAWFIGYTANLVTGVWLGNDDNSPTRKATGGGLPVEVWSRFMRTAHEGVPVAALPNSQATWGLSNLAQAASQVSPPTAPASAPANNGGYRPPPPTRANVRPEAAAGLDGWLMDRLFGGNR from the coding sequence ATGGGGTTGGGAAAGAAAAAGGGTGGGCGGAAGGAGCCGTTGTTCGGCTTGCCTGCGGCGCTCGCCGATCTGCGCCTGACGGCGGCGGACCGCATCCCCGGCGGCGAGGACAAGCCGAAGAAATCTGCGAAATCACCCGCCAAGCGCAAGAGCGACGATGCCGGTGACGAGCCGCCGCGCGAGAAGGCGCAGCCGAGTCGCAGCGGCGCCAAGCGGCGATCCCGATCGCGTATCGGCGCCGGCCTCGGCCGCCTGGTCTATTGGGGCGCGGTGCTGAGCCTGTGGGGCGTGATCGCGGTGATCGGCGTCGTGATCTATGTCGGCGCCCATCTGCCGCCGATCCAGTCGCTGGAAATCCCCAAGCGCCCGCCGACGATCCAGATCGTCGGCATCGACGGCAGCATGCTGGCGCAGCGCGGCGAAATGGCCGGGGCCAACGTCCCGCTGAAGGATCTGCCGCCGTATCTGCCGAAGGCGTTCATCGCCATCGAGGACCGCCGCTTCTATTCGCATTTCGGCATCGATCCCGTCGGCATCCTGCGCGCGCTCGTCACCAACGTCATGCATCGCGGCGTGTCGCAGGGCGGCTCGACGCTGACGCAGCAGCTTGCCAAGAACCTGTTCCTGACCCAGGAGCGCACCATGCAGCGCAAGCTGCAGGAGGCGGAGCTCGCGATCTGGCTGGAGCGCAAGCATTCCAAGAACGAGATTCTGGAACTCTACCTCAACCGCGTCTATTTCGGCTCGGGCGCCTATGGCGTCGAGGCAGCGGCGCAAAAATATTTCGGCAAGTCCGCCAGGAACGTCACCGTCGCGGAAGCCGCGATGCTGGCCGGCCTCGTCAAATCGCCCTCGCGGCTGGCGCCGAACCGCAACCCCGAAGGCGCGGAAGCGCGCGCGCAGATCGTGCTCGCGGCGATGGCGGATGCAAAGTTCATCACCGACGCGCAGGCACAGGCCTCGATTGGCCATCCCTCCTACAACGTGAAGCCGGCCGGCGCCGGTACGGTCAATTACGTCGCCGACTGGATCGGCGAGGTCCTGGACGATCTGGTCGGCCAGATCGACGAGAGCATCAAGGTCGAGACCACGATCGATCCGAAGCTGCAGAGCGTGGCGGAAGCCGCCATCATCGACGAGCTCGCGGCCAAGAGCGTCAAGTTCAATGTCAGCCAGGGCGCGCTGGTCGCGATGACGCCCGACGGCGCCGTACGCGCCATGGTCGGCGGACGGAACTATTCCGAGAGCCAGTACAACCGCGCGGTCACGGCAAAACGCCAGCCAGGCTCCTCGTTCAAGCCGTTCGTGTACCTGACCGCGCTCGAGCAGGGGCTGACGCCGGACACGATGCGCCAGGACGCGCCGATCGAGGTCAAGGGCTGGAAGCCCGAGAACTACACCCATGAATATTTCGGCGCGGTGACGCTGACGCAGGCGCTGGCGATGTCGCTCAACACCGTCGCCATCCGCCTCGGCCTCGAGGTCGGGCCGAAGAACGTGGTGCGCACCGCGCACCGGCTCGGCATCTCCTCGAAGCTCGAGGCCAATGCCTCGATCGCGCTCGGCACCTCCGAGGTCTCGGTGGTCGAGCTGGTCGGCGCCTATGCCCCCTTCGCCAATGGTGGCCTCGCGGTGGCGCCGCATGTCGTGACGCGGATCAGGACGCTCAGCGGCAAGCTGCTCTACATGCGCCAGCCTGACGAGCGCAATCAGGTCATCGACCCGCGCTATGTCGGCATGATGAACACGATGATGCGGGAAACCTTGATCAGCGGCACCGCCAAGAAGGCGGAGATCCCCGGCTGGCCGGCGGCCGGCAAGACCGGCACCAGCCAGGATTACCGCGACGCCTGGTTCATCGGCTACACCGCCAACCTCGTCACCGGCGTCTGGCTCGGCAATGACGACAATTCGCCGACCAGGAAGGCAACCGGCGGCGGCCTGCCCGTCGAAGTCTGGTCGCGCTTCATGCGCACGGCGCACGAGGGCGTGCCGGTGGCAGCCCTGCCGAACTCGCAAGCGACCTGGGGCCTGTCGAACCTCGCCCAGGCGGCATCGCAGGTGTCGCCGCCGACCGCGCCGGCGTCAGCTCCTGCCAACAATGGCGGCTATCGCCCGCCTCCTCCCACCCGCGCCAATGTGCGGCCGGAAGCGGCGGCGGGGCTCGACGGCTGGCTGATGGACCGGCTGTTTGGCGGAAACCGATAG
- a CDS encoding M48 family metallopeptidase, with protein sequence MICFCAERFPWRRLWQNPGALLPPGLTDMATRALLYRRPHEPKTLLITHGSQFFAIRLRRHRRARRYTLRIHPSDREAILTIPPRGTLAEAKDFAQRHGAWIAARLGRLPKAAPFQPGTVIPLRGVSHRIVHRAGTRGTVWTEVRDSGERILCVAGGHEHVDRRISDFLKREARRDLQRSAEAYAAELGVKVKRLSIRDQSSRWGSCTSAGSLSFSWRLILAPPFVLDYLAAHEVAHLVEMNHSARFWRVCGKVCPSMERAKKWLDTHGNDLHRYGVED encoded by the coding sequence ATGATTTGTTTTTGCGCCGAGCGCTTTCCCTGGCGGCGGTTATGGCAGAATCCGGGCGCCCTCCTGCCCCCCGGACTGACAGACATGGCCACTCGCGCGCTCCTCTATCGACGGCCCCACGAACCGAAGACCCTCTTGATCACCCACGGATCGCAATTCTTTGCGATCCGACTGCGCCGGCATCGCCGCGCGCGCCGCTACACGCTCAGAATTCATCCGAGCGATCGCGAAGCCATCCTCACCATCCCGCCGCGCGGCACGTTGGCCGAAGCCAAGGACTTCGCGCAGCGTCATGGTGCGTGGATCGCGGCACGTCTCGGCCGATTGCCGAAGGCGGCGCCGTTCCAACCCGGCACAGTGATACCGCTTCGCGGCGTTTCCCACCGCATCGTGCATCGTGCCGGCACGCGCGGCACGGTGTGGACCGAAGTGCGCGACAGCGGTGAACGCATTCTCTGCGTCGCCGGCGGGCACGAGCATGTCGACCGCCGCATCAGCGACTTCCTCAAGCGCGAGGCGCGCCGCGATCTCCAGCGCTCGGCGGAGGCTTACGCCGCCGAGCTCGGCGTCAAGGTCAAACGCCTCTCGATTCGCGATCAATCCAGCCGCTGGGGCTCCTGCACCTCGGCCGGCTCGCTGTCGTTCTCCTGGCGCCTCATCCTCGCGCCACCCTTCGTGCTCGACTACCTCGCCGCGCACGAGGTCGCCCACCTCGTCGAGATGAACCATTCGGCGCGGTTCTGGCGCGTCTGCGGAAAGGTCTGCCCGTCGATGGAGCGCGCCAAGAAGTGGCTCGACACCCACGGGAATGATCTGCACCGGTACGGGGTCGAGGATTAG